The following are encoded in a window of Methylicorpusculum oleiharenae genomic DNA:
- the zapE gene encoding cell division protein ZapE codes for MFKRFMPLSPVTENKPSGKLEGLLLKKYDELVAGKRIDHDPAQIVVLQHLQELLNHVVNDNHEASTTRFYRKPSNDPNTIKSVYIYGDVGRGKSMLMDLFFDNCPIRQKRRVHFHTFMHEVHDYSHRWRIDKKIDVLTALAHEINKNTRLLCFDEFHVIDVVNAVILDRLFSQLYRLGTVIVSTSNRHPDDLYQGGITPELFSAFIKLLKEKSDILKLSAEYDYRLNHPQTDDTFYITPNDATSRIQLESHFHRLTNNAPITPQSIVVFGHPIPLLAAHHSVALCSFQDLCSQPLGPSDYLKISTTFKTLILSDIPKLVPEKHDDAKRFSTLIDALYFHKVKLICSAEVAINELYNQDLNAFFLKRTVSRLIEMQSNQYWQE; via the coding sequence ATGTTTAAACGATTTATGCCGTTATCCCCCGTCACGGAAAACAAACCCTCCGGTAAACTGGAGGGACTGCTCTTAAAAAAATACGACGAATTGGTTGCGGGCAAACGGATTGACCATGATCCTGCTCAAATAGTAGTTTTGCAACATTTGCAGGAATTACTAAACCACGTTGTAAATGACAACCATGAAGCTTCAACAACCCGCTTCTACAGAAAACCTTCAAATGACCCGAATACGATCAAAAGTGTTTATATTTACGGGGATGTAGGACGCGGCAAGTCCATGCTAATGGATTTGTTTTTTGACAACTGCCCGATTCGTCAAAAGAGAAGAGTACACTTTCATACCTTCATGCACGAAGTGCATGACTATTCCCACCGCTGGCGTATTGATAAAAAAATCGATGTGTTAACAGCACTTGCACATGAAATCAACAAGAATACGCGTCTGCTTTGTTTTGATGAATTTCATGTCATTGATGTTGTTAATGCCGTAATTCTGGACAGGCTGTTTAGCCAACTTTATAGGCTAGGAACCGTTATCGTATCAACATCTAACCGTCATCCTGATGATTTGTATCAGGGAGGAATCACTCCTGAGCTGTTTTCAGCCTTTATTAAACTACTTAAAGAAAAGTCTGACATTCTTAAATTATCAGCTGAATATGATTATCGTCTAAATCATCCTCAGACTGATGACACTTTTTATATAACACCTAACGATGCAACGTCGAGAATACAGCTGGAATCACATTTTCATCGCCTGACCAACAACGCACCGATAACGCCACAGTCTATTGTTGTCTTCGGCCATCCTATTCCGCTATTGGCCGCTCATCATTCTGTAGCTCTTTGTTCATTTCAGGATTTATGTAGCCAGCCACTAGGACCGAGTGACTATCTAAAAATATCAACTACGTTTAAAACGCTGATTCTTTCAGATATTCCGAAACTGGTCCCGGAAAAGCACGATGATGCCAAACGATTTTCCACGCTGATTGATGCGTTGTATTTTCATAAAGTGAAGCTCATCTGCAGCGCTGAAGTAGCCATAAATGAATTATACAATCAGGATCTTAATGCATTTTTTCTTAAAAGGACCGTGTCCAGACTCATTGAAATGCAGAGTAATCAATATTGGCAGGAATAA
- a CDS encoding YajD family HNH nuclease translates to MLKAKSLDKDKLDKIVADARRQKEDREKGYREQALKLYPWICGRCAREFTHTNLRELTVHHRDHNHDNNPGDGSNWELLCLYCHDNEHARYEHAHFNTNNSSAKDNDTKATHNPFANLADLLKSK, encoded by the coding sequence ATGTTAAAGGCAAAAAGCTTAGATAAAGACAAGCTCGATAAAATAGTCGCAGACGCTCGCCGCCAGAAAGAAGATCGTGAAAAAGGTTACAGAGAACAAGCGTTAAAACTGTACCCATGGATTTGCGGGCGATGTGCCAGAGAATTTACTCATACGAACTTGCGCGAACTGACTGTACATCATCGCGATCATAATCATGACAATAACCCCGGCGATGGGAGCAACTGGGAATTATTATGTCTTTACTGCCATGACAATGAACACGCCCGTTATGAACACGCGCATTTTAATACTAACAACAGCTCAGCCAAGGACAATGATACTAAAGCAACACATAATCCGTTTGCCAATCTTGCTGACTTGTTGAAATCGAAATAA
- the fbaA gene encoding class II fructose-bisphosphate aldolase: protein MSQKILDVVKPGVVTGEDVQKIFAICKANKFALPAVNAINTDSINATLEAAAKVRSPVIVQFSNGGAQFVAGKGLKLEGQMNAILGAIAGAKHVHTVAEYYGVPVILHTDHAAKKLLPWIDGLLDAGEKQFAETGKPLFSSHMLDLSEESLEENIEICAKYLERMSKMDMTLEIELGVTGGEEDGVDNTDVDHSSLYTQPEDVAYAYERLSKVSHRFTIAASFGNVHGVYKPGNVKLTPKILDNSQKYVSEKYGVPANTLNFVFHGGSGSTPEEIEESISYGVVKMNIDTDTQWATWNGIREFYIQNEGYLQGQIGNPDGDDKPNKKYYDPRVWQRAGEVGMVMRLEQAFKDLNAVDTL from the coding sequence ATGTCACAAAAGATTTTAGACGTAGTAAAGCCGGGCGTAGTTACCGGTGAAGATGTTCAAAAAATATTCGCTATCTGCAAAGCAAATAAATTTGCTCTTCCCGCCGTTAACGCCATCAATACTGACTCTATCAATGCGACTTTAGAAGCTGCTGCCAAGGTTAGATCTCCCGTCATCGTTCAGTTTTCTAACGGCGGAGCACAATTTGTAGCTGGAAAAGGTTTGAAACTTGAAGGGCAAATGAATGCCATTTTAGGTGCTATAGCGGGTGCAAAACATGTTCATACAGTAGCTGAGTACTATGGTGTTCCTGTAATTCTTCATACAGATCATGCGGCTAAAAAGTTATTGCCCTGGATTGATGGTTTACTTGATGCCGGCGAAAAGCAATTTGCTGAAACAGGCAAGCCGCTTTTTAGTTCACATATGCTGGATCTGTCCGAAGAAAGTCTTGAAGAAAATATAGAAATTTGCGCCAAGTATTTAGAGCGTATGAGCAAAATGGATATGACGCTTGAAATTGAATTGGGCGTAACAGGCGGTGAAGAAGATGGTGTTGATAATACCGATGTCGACCATTCCTCTCTTTACACGCAACCTGAAGATGTAGCTTATGCTTACGAAAGATTAAGCAAAGTCAGCCACCGTTTTACAATTGCCGCATCATTTGGCAATGTTCATGGTGTTTATAAACCAGGCAATGTTAAATTAACTCCGAAGATTCTTGATAACTCTCAGAAGTATGTTTCCGAGAAATACGGAGTGCCTGCAAATACGTTAAATTTTGTTTTCCACGGTGGTTCAGGATCAACTCCTGAAGAGATTGAAGAATCAATCAGCTACGGTGTTGTCAAAATGAACATAGATACTGACACACAATGGGCGACCTGGAATGGAATCCGTGAATTCTATATTCAAAATGAAGGATATTTGCAAGGACAGATTGGCAATCCCGACGGTGATGACAAGCCAAATAAAAAATATTACGATCCTCGCGTCTGGCAAAGAGCCGGTGAAGTTGGAATGGTAATGCGTTTAGAGCAAGCATTTAAAGATCTTAACGCGGTAGATACTTTGTAA